TGAAGTGTCATAAGAAGTTCTGAAACTGAAAAACAACTTTTATGATTTTAATTTCCTCTGATACGAAGCCATAAATCCGCCATGAGGTTTTTAGCATCTCTACCATCTTTTGGAGTTTCTATAAAACGGACTTCTCCGTTTTCCAAAACTTGAATTTCATATTGAAAAACAAACTGATTGTTATCAGGTTTAATTCCTATGGTTCCAAAACGTAGGTCGTTAAAATATAGTTTATCATTCTTCTTTGTAATAGTGTACCAGCCTTTCGAGATATGAATCATACGTTTTACTTTGTCGTTATTTCTCAAATCGCCCAAGTATTCATGATGTTTAGGGTACTTATAAAACGTTATGGGCTTTTTATCACAAAAAGAATAATACCCAACCAAATATGCATCTTTGGTGTCAACATTGGCTGTCCATAACAGAGTTGTAAGTGGAGCTGGGCGTGTGTCTATATCAGTATATATAGTTTGTTGAGCATCTAATGCATTTTCAAATTTCATATACGCCAAACCTTTCAGAATCATACTAATAACCAAATAAGCACTACTCAAAATTAGTCCCCAACGGTTATAAAGGCGTCTTTTGGGCGATGTTTTATGTTGGAACATCGCTAGTGCTAAACAGATTAAAAAAGGTAAGGTATACAGAGGATCGACTACAAAAATGGATTTAAAAGCAAGTCGTAAATCAAAGGGCCAAAACAATTGAGTGCCCCAAGTGGTATGGGCATCTAATAAGGGGTGCGTAATAAAGGCCCAGAAAAACAGCCAAGACCACCCCTTAAAATTTTTATATTTCTCATACCGTGAAACAATCCAACCAAAAATAGGCGCAAATAAAACCGAAAAAACTATAGAATGCGTAAATCCGCGATGAATTTCCAGAGCTGTAACCGTATCGGTAAAATGACTTGCTAGGACATCCAAATCTGGAATAGTACCTGCAATAGCGCCATATAACATAGCTTTATTGCCAATTTTTCTACCTAACACAACTTCACCAACAGCGGCACCTAAAACGATTTGGGTAAGAGAATCCATTTATTTTTATGTAACTTTTTGAAATGGAAAATTAAGGATTTAAAACATATAGTGGCTTACATTTTAGTTTTTAGTCGGATGCTGTTTTGTTTTGAACCAAACTAGAATAACGTATAGCTGTTCTTTTATTTCCTCTTAAAATCATTTCAGATTTTAAATTTGGAAATAAAGTAATATTTACCTGAAAATTTTCAGATTTACTTTGTGCTTCAAATGAAATATCATAACTGGAGTCCTTTTTTTGAGTGACATTATAATTTTTCATAAGGCCTTTAAAAGCAATGACGCTATCGTCTCCTCCATAACTTCCTCCCATTTGTCGCTCTCCAAAATAAGGTAAATAAGATGTGATACTATCTCCAGAAATGGTTAGAAAATTGCTGTTTCCAATTAAATTCACAGATCCTCCCTGATTCCCCGGAGGTAATAATCGAGCGGCTTGTTGCATGGCCATGGTGGTAGTTGGATAAGCCCAATCCGAAACAATCTTGAAATCCTTATTTTTAACTATAGCTGCTAGTCGATCTAATTCAGCTTCAGTTGCTGGGGTTTTATTCGAACCACAAGCCATGAGAAATACTGCAAAAATGGCTAGAACGGATTTAGGAAAGTTGATTTTCATTGTGATATATTTAAAAAGTTATACGTTGAAATTACAAGTTTGATAGTAAGTTCTACGATGTTAATTTACATATAAATGAAGGTATTTCAAACGTAAACTCTAAATTTAGCATCTATGAGTTTTATGAAAAATCAATTACAACTTCAATATCAAGGATTTATAAACACACCTTTACTCTGGAAGAATTCAGATGTAATGGGATTACATCAGTTATTACTCCCAGAGCAACATGTGTCACAATTTACGACGCTTGAGCAACCAAATATACGTTTAGGAAAACGTGTAGAGCAGTTTGTTTTCTTTGAATTATCAACCTTTAACAATATCAAAATACTTTTAAAAAACACTCAAATTCAAAACAACAAACAAACTATAGGTGAAATAGATTGTATTTTACAGTTAGACCAAACCTTTATTCATCTTGAAATTGTGTATAAATTTTACTTGTATGATCCTAACCATGGCCACACAGAAATCGAACACTGGATTGGTCCCAACCGAAAGGATACTCTACTTAAAAAAATAACAAAACTTAAGAACAAACAACTTCCTTTACTTTATAATCAACATACACAAAAAGTATTAAAACCGCTGCAACTACAATCCGCAAGCATCAAACAGCAGGTTTATTTTAAAGCTCAATTATTCCTTCCTTTTGAAGATGTTGATGTCCCATTTAAAATCCTTAACAAGGCATGTGTTAGTGGGTTCTATATGCATTATACAAGAATCGATGAATTACAACACTGTAAGTTTTTTATGCCCGACAAAATCGATTTGCTACAAGAAACCCAAAATCAAGTCGATTGGTGTTCTTATTCAACTTTTTGTGATAAAATAGCACCGATTATTGAACAAAAAACGGCACCTCTTTGTTGGGTTAAATTTCCAAAAGGCAGAATTCAAAAATGTTTTATTGTCTGGTGGCCATAATGTAAAGCAAAAATGATATCATCATCAAAAGCCCATAGATGTCATTCTCATATCTTTTTTAGAACGCCATGTTAAATGATAATTTTTTGGTTTTGTTAATATAGCATGTACGAATATCGTAATTATCATGTCAAAAAACTATGATTTTAACATTAAAATGGAGTTATTATGAATACATTTTTAGAAGCTATTTAAGCTTTTATTACTAATTTTATAATTACTATTAATTTATTATTTTGAAGTTGTAAAATGAGCTTCCTTTCCGTTTATTGGGGGTATATTAGATTTTTTTAATATGGTTTATTATTAAATTTCAGATAGTATTAAGTTAAACTCTAGCAGCAAAATCTGCTATTCATAAGATAATTTATGGCGTTAAAAATCGTAATTTCCCACAAAACAAAGTATAAGTACGATAGAAAAGTTTCATTATCTCCTCACATTTTCAGACTGCGGCCGGCCCCACACTCTCGAACACCCATTGAGTCCTACTCCATAAAAATAAAACCTGAAGAACAGTTTTTTAATTGGCAGCAAGACCCTTTTGGAAATTATGTGGCACGCCTAGTGTTTCCTGAAAAAACAGACGAACTTTCAATAGATGTCGAGATTATTGCCGATTTAAAAACCATAAATCCTTTCGATTTTTTTATTGAAGAATCTGCCGAAGAATATCCTTTTGAATATAGTGATACAATAAAAAAGGAACTCCTTCCTTATTTAGAAATTACCGATGATGGTGATTTACTAAAAGAATTCATTAAAACTATCGATTATACGCCGCGTAAAACCATCTATTTTTTAATTGATATTAACAGGAAGATTTATGAATATTTAAGTTATAATATTCGAATGGAGCCTGGGGTGCAATCCTGTGAAGAAACTTTAGAGCGTAAAAATGGTTCTTGTCGTGATTTCGCTTGGCTTTTTGTACAAACACTGCGTCACCTCGGCTTTGGAGCTCGATTTGTTTCTGGGTACTTGGTTCAATTAAAATCTGATGAAAAATCACTAGACGGCCCTTCTGGTCCTGAAGAAGATTTTACCGATTTACACGCTTGGGCCGAGGTATATATACCTGGAGCAGGATGGATTGGTTTTGACGCCACCTCAGGACTGCTTGCTGGCGAAGGTCACATCCCATTAGCATGTACGCCTTCCTTTGAAAGTGCCGCACCTGTTTCGGGAGCCACCGATGTTTGTGAAACCGAATTCTTTTTGAAAACTCGGTAACCCGTATTTTTGAATCACCAAGAGTTACAAAACCATATACCGAAGCACAATGGAAAGACATTTATATACTAGGGAATAAGGTTGAAAAACAACTTCAAAAAGGTGATGTGCGTTTAACTATGGGAGGCGAGCCTACATTCATATCTATAGATGATTTGGACTCTCCTCAGTGGAATACTACGGCCGACGGACCTCTAAAACGAAAATTAGCCAAAGATTTATCTAAAAAATTACATGAAGCCTTCGGGAAAGGTGGTGTGCTTCATCATGCTCAAGGCAAATGGTATCCTGGCGAACCTTTACCCCGATGGCAAATTGAAATTTGTTGGCGTAAAGATGGTCGTCCAATTTGGTATAATAAAAAATTATTAGCCACTTACACCGACAAGATTACAATACCGCCAGATACTGATAAAAAATTCTTAGAAACCCTTACCAAATATTTAAGGGTTACAAACGAGCATATTTTACCTACTTACGAAGATCCATTTTACTACCTATGGGAACAAGGTAATTTACCAACCGATTATAATCCAGCCGATGACAAGGATAACGAGCTGGCCAAGAAAAAACTAAATGCCATTTTTGAAAAAGGCACATCAACTCCTGTTGGTTACTTACTACCGTTAAATAAAACGGAAAATAAATGGTTTACAAGTGCTTGGACCTTTAGGCGTCAACACCTGTTTTTAACACCAGGCGACTCCCCTATTGGGTTGCGATTACCATTAGCCTCCTTGGAAGCTAAACCAGAACATGAAATTTTCCCAATTTACGAACCCGAATTGTTTGGTATTAAAGGAAGACTGCCAAGTTTTAAAAATATTGTAAAAGCACGTTATAAAGATTATTGCGATTTTGGAATTGATGATAATCAACCCAACTATTTCGTGCGCACAGCACTGTGTTCCGAAATTAGAGATGGAAAACTATATTTATTCCTTCCACCTTTAGAGTCTGCCGAAGTATTTCTAGATTTAATTGCATCCATTGAAATGACTGCCAAAGAACTTAATGTTCCGGTGATTTTGGAAGGGTACGAGCCACCAAAAGACAACAGGTTAGAATCATTAAAAATTACACCAGACCCTGCAGTAATTGAGGTGAATGTCCATCCTGTGAAAAATTGGGATGAGTTATGTAACAACACGTTCACACTATATCAGCTGGCAAAAGAATCACGTTTGGGTACCGAAAAATTCATGCTCGATGGTAAACATACAGGTACTGGCGGAGGAAACCATGTCACCTTGGGTGGTACCAGCCCTCAGGACAGTCCGCTACTTCGAAAACCTAGCTTGTTAAGAAGCTTACTAACTTTTTGGCAACATCATCCGGGATTAACATATTTGTTTTCTGGAGCCTTTGTTGGTCCAACCAGTCAGGCGCCACGAATTGACGAAGCCCGCATGGAAAATTTATACGAATTAGAAATTGCCTTCGAACAAATCCCTAAGGATGGAGAGGTGCCTTTTTGGCTAACCGATCGTTTATTCCGTCATTTACTAACCGATCTTACAGGAAATACGCATCGTGCCGAATTTTGTATTGATAAATTGTATTCGCCAGATTCCTCTTCTGGAAGATTAGGAATTTTAGAGCTTCGTGGATTTGATATGCCTCCACATCCACAAATGAGTTTGACGCAAATGTTGCTTGTACGAACACTAGTAGCTTGGTTCTGGAAAAAGCCTTACGAGCACAATTTAGTGCGTTGGGGCACCGAGTTACATGACAAATTCTTAATTGAACACTATGTTCGTGAAGACATAAAAGATGTGGTCGAACAATTAAACCGTGCCGGTTACGCCTTTAAAGAGGAATGGTTTAATCCATTTTTTGAATTTAGATTTCCACTTCATGGTATGGTTGAAATTAATAATATTCACTTGGAATTAAGAGCTGGAATAGAGCCTTGGAATGTGTTAGGTGAAGAAATGACAGGAGGCGGTACAGCACGATACGTAGATTCATCTTTAGAACGACTTCAAGTTAAAGTTTCTAATTTCATAGATGAAAGATTTGTATTAACTTGCAACGGTGTAAAAGTTCAATTAAAAAGTACTGGAGTTCAAGGTGAATATGTAGCTGGAGTCAAGTATAAAGCTTGGGATCCTTATTCTGCATTGCACCCTACAATTCCTGTGGATACACCTTTAGTTTTTGATGTTGTTGATACTTGGAATAAACGTTCTATTGGTGGCTGCACTTATTTTGTGTCGCATCCAGGAGGCCGATCGTACGAAAGGTACCCAGTGAATAGTTTTGAAGCAGAATCTCGACGAATAAATCGTTTTTGGGAGTTTGGCCATACGCAAGGGGAAATTGATCCGGTTGAAAACATCAATCCAGATAAGGAAAATCCGAATAGAAGTGTTGAAGAAAAAGGAAGCTCTAAACGTTTTAAATACAAAGAATTGCCTGTTAATTTTGAATTCCCTTACACTCTAGATTTAAGAAAAAAATAAAGTGAAATTTTCAGCATCTTTTGATGCAGAAAGTCTCTTAAAGCATAAGGAATCCTAATTAATGGAGACGAAAGAAAATAGCATATTTGAAAATTACTTTAAGGATTTTAGTAAATATGACGAGTTATTAACTTCAGAATTAACAATCAAACCCGATTGGAAAATTCTGTTGGATAATTTATTAAAAATTGGGAGTAAAGAATTGGCTGATAGGCAATCGGAAATTGATTGGTTGTTGGCCGAAAATGGTGTTACTTACAATGTTTACAACGATCCAAATGGTCTAAACAGGCCTTGGAATTTAAATATCATCCCCTTCATCATTCAACAAAAAGAATGGGAATTGGTTGAAAAAGGCATTAAGCAGCGCTCAGAATTGCTAAATCTTATCCTTAAAGATATTTACGGAGAACGTAAATTGCTTAAAAATGGCATTATTCCTCCTGAAGTAATTTATGCACATCGCGGCTTTTTGCGTGCTTGCGACCAAATTGATTATAAAACAGCCAAAACCTTATTAATTCATGCTGTTGATTTGGCTCGTGGACCCGACGGACGCATGTGGGTAGTTAACGACCGCACCCAAGCACCTTCAGGCATGGGCTATGCTTTAGAAAATCGCTTCTCTAAGAGCAAAGTGATTCCTGAGATTTTTGAAAACATTCATGTCACACAACCTTCAGAATTTTTTAAAGATTTTGATCAATTGCTTTTAAATGCGGCGCCAGGAAATAAAGAAAACCCTAATGTGGTTGTTTTAACCCCTGGACCACATAACGAAACTTATTTTGAACATGCTTATTTATCAACTTTTTTGGGATATCCTTTAGTGAAAGGGAATGATTTAGTGGTTCGAAACGGTAAGGTGTGGATGAAATCTCTTAAAGGCTTAAAACAAGTAGATGTTATTTTACGCCGTGTTGACGATGCCTTTATGGATCCTTTAGAACTTCGTGAAGATTCCTATCTAGGAGTTGCTGGACTTTTGGAAGTAGTTCGACTTCAAAATGTTGCCATTGTAAACCCGATTGGTAGCGGTGTGCTGGAAAACCCTGGTCTTATTCCTTTCATGGAAAATATCTGTAAATATTTTTTAAAAGAAGACCTTATTTTACCTCAAATTGCTTCTTGGTGGTGCGGACAAGAAAAAGAGCGTAACCATGTTTTTGAAAATCTCACGTCATTTGTAGTAAAAAAAATAGATCGCTCTCAGCGTGAGAATATCATTTTCTGTGAGTTTTTAAGTAAAAAAGAATTAAAACAGTTAAAGAAAAATATACTTGCTAATCCAAACCAATATGTAGCCCAAGAGAAAATATATTTCTCTACAGCACCAAATTTTATTAATGAGAAATTAGAACCTCGTAAGGTGTTATGTCGTACATTTTCCATTGCTAAAGGTGATCAATATAGTGTAATGCCTGGTGGTTTAGTACGTGTGGCTGCCGAACGTGAGAAGCTTTTTGTTTCTAATCAGCGTGGAGGAACCAGTAAGGATTTTTGGGTTATTGGAGATCAAAATCAAGCTCACTTAGCACTCTACTCGTGGAATAAAAGCTTACCTAACAATATTACTAGTATCAATGATGTTCCTAGCAATACTGCAGAAAATTTATTCTGGTCTGGACGTTATGTGGCAAGAACTTTACTCACGGCGAGGTACATACGGATGGTATTAAACCGAATGACCAACGGGCAATATAACAACATGATTCTGCCAAATCAGGAGTGTTTAAACATATTATACCATTCGATAACCACAATAACTTCTACGTTTCCTGGCTTTTACGATGATAAAAAATCTGAAGCACTGCTTAAAGATCCTTTAAAAGAAATTGTTTCGGTTATCATTGATGAAAAACGCATTGGAAGTTTTGCTCAAAGTTTACAAAGTTTTAGTGGGTCGTATTTCACGCTTCGAAATTTATGGTCTAAAGACATGTGGCGAGTTTTTGACAGCATCGATAAAATTTGGAAAAATTTTAAATCTGAAGAAAATTATAGCATCTATAGCATAACGCGTTTTTTTGATAAAATAATTACTAGAATTATTGCTTTCATGGCGCTTACAGAAGAAAGTATCATGGTTAAACAAG
This genomic interval from Tamlana carrageenivorans contains the following:
- a CDS encoding metal-dependent hydrolase, translating into MDSLTQIVLGAAVGEVVLGRKIGNKAMLYGAIAGTIPDLDVLASHFTDTVTALEIHRGFTHSIVFSVLFAPIFGWIVSRYEKYKNFKGWSWLFFWAFITHPLLDAHTTWGTQLFWPFDLRLAFKSIFVVDPLYTLPFLICLALAMFQHKTSPKRRLYNRWGLILSSAYLVISMILKGLAYMKFENALDAQQTIYTDIDTRPAPLTTLLWTANVDTKDAYLVGYYSFCDKKPITFYKYPKHHEYLGDLRNNDKVKRMIHISKGWYTITKKNDKLYFNDLRFGTIGIKPDNNQFVFQYEIQVLENGEVRFIETPKDGRDAKNLMADLWLRIRGN
- a CDS encoding DUF4251 domain-containing protein; translated protein: MKINFPKSVLAIFAVFLMACGSNKTPATEAELDRLAAIVKNKDFKIVSDWAYPTTTMAMQQAARLLPPGNQGGSVNLIGNSNFLTISGDSITSYLPYFGERQMGGSYGGDDSVIAFKGLMKNYNVTQKKDSSYDISFEAQSKSENFQVNITLFPNLKSEMILRGNKRTAIRYSSLVQNKTASD
- a CDS encoding DUF1853 family protein, encoding MSFMKNQLQLQYQGFINTPLLWKNSDVMGLHQLLLPEQHVSQFTTLEQPNIRLGKRVEQFVFFELSTFNNIKILLKNTQIQNNKQTIGEIDCILQLDQTFIHLEIVYKFYLYDPNHGHTEIEHWIGPNRKDTLLKKITKLKNKQLPLLYNQHTQKVLKPLQLQSASIKQQVYFKAQLFLPFEDVDVPFKILNKACVSGFYMHYTRIDELQHCKFFMPDKIDLLQETQNQVDWCSYSTFCDKIAPIIEQKTAPLCWVKFPKGRIQKCFIVWWP
- a CDS encoding circularly permuted type 2 ATP-grasp protein gives rise to the protein METKENSIFENYFKDFSKYDELLTSELTIKPDWKILLDNLLKIGSKELADRQSEIDWLLAENGVTYNVYNDPNGLNRPWNLNIIPFIIQQKEWELVEKGIKQRSELLNLILKDIYGERKLLKNGIIPPEVIYAHRGFLRACDQIDYKTAKTLLIHAVDLARGPDGRMWVVNDRTQAPSGMGYALENRFSKSKVIPEIFENIHVTQPSEFFKDFDQLLLNAAPGNKENPNVVVLTPGPHNETYFEHAYLSTFLGYPLVKGNDLVVRNGKVWMKSLKGLKQVDVILRRVDDAFMDPLELREDSYLGVAGLLEVVRLQNVAIVNPIGSGVLENPGLIPFMENICKYFLKEDLILPQIASWWCGQEKERNHVFENLTSFVVKKIDRSQRENIIFCEFLSKKELKQLKKNILANPNQYVAQEKIYFSTAPNFINEKLEPRKVLCRTFSIAKGDQYSVMPGGLVRVAAEREKLFVSNQRGGTSKDFWVIGDQNQAHLALYSWNKSLPNNITSINDVPSNTAENLFWSGRYVARTLLTARYIRMVLNRMTNGQYNNMILPNQECLNILYHSITTITSTFPGFYDDKKSEALLKDPLKEIVSVIIDEKRIGSFAQSLQSFSGSYFTLRNLWSKDMWRVFDSIDKIWKNFKSEENYSIYSITRFFDKIITRIIAFMALTEESIMVKQGLLLYFIGLELEEASMTIEKFRALIVVNHDEDLEYEILESLLSSHESLNIYRYSYKSYLSLENVVRLLLLDQEYTRSLTYQINRLQKDISKLPNNTPNGEPTECLKNIEKALSLVQNIDIDSILEVDKETNIRLKLDQLFSKLSDLFHVTSMSISDTYFNHSLQQKQLVKRNITN